The Sulfurimonas sp. genome includes the window ACACCAACTGTTGCTGGTGCACGTATTTCAGCTGGTTGGGCTTTATTGTTTATTGCTATTCTTTATACACAAATTCCAGCGGTTGCAGGTTTTGCTCGTCTTAACTTGATTAAAAACTTACAAAATGTTGAGTATGCTGCCTTTGTTAAAGGTGAAACTAAACATGCTGATGGCACAATCAACAATGGTTACTGGTTTAAAAACTGGGAAGAATCTGGTCTTATAGCTTGGACAGATAGAAATGGCGATGGTAAAATTCAATTTGCTTCAGGTAAAGCATTTGAAGGTGGAAAAGGTAAACCTAAGTTTACAGAAGGAAGAGGTGCAAGCGGTGAGCGTTTAACTTCTAACTCAATGCCTTCTCATACTGCAACTGCAGAAGAAATGAGAGCTAATGGTAAAATCATTAATGAACTTTACCTAGATAGAGATATTATCGTTCTTGCGAATCCAGAAATTGCTGGTCTTCCAAATTGGGTAATTGCTATTATCGCAGCGGGTGGTTTAGCAGCAGCTCTTTCAACAGCAGCTGGTTTATTACTTGTTATTTCAACTTCAATTTCACATGACCTTTTAGGAAATGTAATTATGAAAGATCCAAAAACTGGTAAATCAACATTAAGCGAAAAAGCAGAGTTAATGAGTGCTCGTCTTGCAGCAGTTGCTGCCATTATGGTTGCTGGTTACTTAGGAATACACCCTCCAGGGTTTGTTGCACAAGTTGTTGCATTTGCTTTCGGTCTTGCTGCTGCATCATTCTTCCCTGCTATTTTGTTAGGTGTTTTCTATAAGAGAATGAACAAAGAAGGTGCAATTGCTGGTATGGCGAGTGGACTAATATTCACTTTCGGATACATTATTTACTTTGTATTCATGGGCGGAGATAAAGCTGATTATCTATGGGACATTGCTCCAACAGGTATCGGTACAATTGGTATGTTATTACACTTCATCGTTGCGTTAGTTGTAAGTAGTATGACACCTCCACCACCACAAGAGATTCAAGATCTTGTTGAAAGAATTAGAATCCCAAGAGGAGCTGGCGGAGCAACTCACTAGAGTTACTCTCCAACTAAACGAAACAAGCCGAAACACTCGGCTTGTTTTCCTTTTCTTATAACCTTTTCTTAATATATCTCTTACGACTTATGTGATACCTTAATAAAAGATTACTTTTAAAGGCAATAAATGAGTTTACACGATCAAGAAGCATTTTTAAAATCTATTCACCCTTTTGAACTACTTACACACAAAGAGCTTACAAGAGCCGTCAATTCTATGGATATTGCTTATTATAAAAAAGATCAAGTTTTAATTTCCCCAAATCATATTTCAGAATTTTTATATTTAATTATTAAAGGTGAAGTTGGTGAGTATCATAAAGATGAGCTTATTAAGGTCTATCACAACTCCAATACCTTCGATGCCGATTCACTTATATACGATAAGACGGAGGATACTTTCACTGTTTTAGAAGAGCTTATATGTTTTGAAATGAAAAAAGAAGATTTTAAATCTTTACTAGACTCAAACGATGCTTTTAAAGAATTTTATATTAGTGATTTAGCAAATAAAATTCAATCTGCAAAACAAAAAGAATATACAACACAAATGTCAGGGTTTATGATAGCTCGCATTGTTGATTCATATCTACATGCTCCTTGTATTGTTAATGCTGATACACCTATTATGGAAGCCTTACATAAAATGGAAGAAATCAAGACAAATTGTATCTTGGTCAAAGATAGCGATGGCTGTGGAATAGTTACAGATAGCATCCTTAGAAAACATATTTTATATAATGATTATGATAAGAATGGACCTATTGGACCAATTGCTCTAAGACCTATTATTACTTTAGAACATGATGACTTTTTGTTTAATGCTCTGCTAGCATTTACTAAAAACTCTATAAAAAGAATTATAATTACAAAAGATGGAGAAATTCTAGGTGTATTAGAGCAACTTGATTTACTTAGCTACTTTGCAAATCACACATATCTTGTAGCTGTTCAAATTAAAAAAGCAACTTCTATTGAAGAGTTGAAACTTGCAAGTCATGATTTTATAAATATAATAAAAAAACTTCATGATAAAGGAACTAAAGTTGAGTATATCTCAAAACTTATTGCTGAGTTAAATGAGAAAGTATACGAAAAACTATATGAAATGATTGTTCCTGATGAACTTGCTACAAATGCTTGTCTAATCGTTATGGGAAGTGAAGGCAGAAAAGAGCAGATGCTAAAAACTGACCAAGATAATGCTCTTATCATTAAAAATGGTGTTGATGTTGCCCAGTACGAAAAGTGTATGAAAGAATTTACTAAAACTCTCATAGAATTTGGATTCCCTGAATGTGAGGGAAATATTATGGTTTCAAATGAGTATTGGAGAAAAAGCTTCGATGATTTTAAAAATGAAATACTAAGATGGCTAGAAGCACCAAACAAAGATGACTACATGAATTTAGCTATCTTTTTTGATTCTATTGCTGTTGCTGGAGATGTTAAACTGCTTGATGAACTTAAAGACATCATATATGAAAATGTAAAAGATAAAGATGTTTTTTTAGCAAACTTTGCAAAAGCAGCACTTTTATTTGAAACACCTATTGGTATGTTTACAAAACTCATCTCAACAAATGATCAAATAGATATGAAAAAAGGTGGTATCTTCCCAATTGTTCAGGGAATAAGAAGCTTGGCACTAGAAGAAGGCATAAGAGAAACAAACACGAACAATAGAATAAGGCTCTTAGCTAAAGCAAATGTATTGGATAAAGAATTTGCTAATATAGTAGAAGAAGCCTTTGATACTCTACTAAATCTTAGACTCAAAGAGAGACTAAAAGCAATCGGGCATGAAGAAGATGCAAATAACTTCATAGATGTGCAAAATCTAAATGACATGGAAGCAGACTTATTAAAAGATAGTTTTAAAATTGTCAATAAATTTAAAAACTTTTTATCTCATCATTTCAAAATAAGTATGGTTGGATAATGTTTGCAAAAATAAAACAACATTTCAATAGAAAGAATTTAACAAATGAAGATTACTCATTTTTATTTGATGAGGCACCAGAAGATGAATATGTTGTATATGATACTGAAACAACAGGCTTAAATCCAAAAGTTGATGAAATATTATCTATTGGAGCTTTGAAAATTCGTGGGGATAAAATTATTACCTCTGAGAAGTTTGAATTATTTGTTCAACCAACAAATCTTATTAGTGAAGAGAGTATTAAAATTCATCAAATAAGAAATATAGATTTGCAAAATGGAAGTAAACCTGATGAAGCTTTAGATAAATTTTTACACTTTGTTGGCTCTCGCCCTCTAATTGGGTACTATCTTGAGTTTGATGTTGCAATGATAAATAAATATTTAAAGCCATACCTTGGGATAACACTGCCACAAAAACAGATAGAAGTTTCTAGTATGTACTATGATTTAAAAACAAAATTTATACCAAATGCAAATATAGATCTTAGATTTGATACAATTATGAAAGATTTAGGATTACCTATATTTGGAAAACATGACGCAACCAACGATGCTATCATGACGGCTATGATTTACCTGAAATTAAAAAACATAGATAGAATTTAAAACTTTATTACCTCTGTTTTCCTACAAAAAATCCTCCAGCCATTCCTAATGGAACAACAGTTGTATAAAATAAAAATCTATCACTAAGTTCACTTAGTATCATCAGAATAATACTTATTCCTAATACAACACTAAGCCCTGAAAATATTGACGAACTTAAAAGTACATTTATTATTAAAGGAAGAAAGAAACCTGAAATAACTAAACAAACAAAGCGAAAGTTGATAATCTTTTTAAAATTTTCATCATACAATCTTGCTGTTCTTAAAAGCTGATACTTATTTTCTTTGATACTTTTTAATGTTCTTAAATCTTCATAACTAAAAAATATTTGTGCAACCACGCCAAGCATTCCTAAAGATATTAAAGGAAGAGCAACAGAAGTAAAATCAAGAATTAAAGCGACAAAAGCAAGTAAAAACATTCCAATATAACTAACACCAAAAAACTTCAAATTTGTTGTTATTCTATTCCAAGATGGTCGTGCTTTAATGCGATAAATCATACTCTGAGCATAAATGCCAAAGATTCCAATAACTAAAGTTATAAACTCTACAAAGAGTCGCACACTTTGTGAAATATCTAATAAATATAAAATTACAATAATATTCATTAATGCTGTAAAAACTCCAAGAGCTAATTCCTCACGAGATAACCATGATGTTTTTATATTTTTCATTGCTGTTAGTGCTAAAAAAGGACGACCAAGATGCAGAGCAGATAAAGGGAGACCAAGGGCTGAGGGAAGCATAACTACAAGAGCCATAATAAAATTAGGCTGTGTAAATCCAAAAAGACTTAACATATCACCTAAAAATAAAGCAAAAAATCCACCAAGAGATATTTGAGTTAAAACTGTCATAAAAACCAAAGGGAGTTCAGAATGAGCAGGTTTAAGGATATACTCATCCATCTGTTTTAAAGTTGGTAAATCTTTTGGTAGTGTATACCTAGTTGTTGATTTAGTAATATTAGCATCTGGTAAGAATGGCATATTCGCCTCTTTAAGCATATCTTCATCTAGCCATTTTTTTACATTCACAACTTCTATTTCTATCGCTCCAGATGGACAAGCTTGTACACAGGCAGGAGTTTGTCCAACATTTAAACGCTCATGACACATATGACATTTAGTAACAATTTTTCTCTCTTCATGAAATGTTGGAACACCATAAGGACAATTCCAAGTACAGTATTGGCAACCAATACAAGTCTCATCTTTATGAACAACAATACCTGTCTCTTCTATCTTAATATACGAAGAAGTAGGACAGCCTTTTAAACATTCTGGATCTATACAATGGTTACAGCTCATTGAGTTAAAAAGTTGAGTAAAGGAAGGGAATTCTCCTCCTTCCATCTCTCCAACTCTTCTCCACTTTGTATCTGCTGGATTATTATTTTGCTCATTACAAGCGACTTCACAACATCTACAGCCAATACAAGCAGTTGCATCGAAATGAAACCTATATTGCTCACCTTTTTGGAGTTTAGGAATATCAATACTATAATTTCCACACTGCATACCTGTGTCAGCTTTATGATATATAAAACTCTCT containing:
- a CDS encoding putative nucleotidyltransferase substrate binding domain-containing protein; translation: MSLHDQEAFLKSIHPFELLTHKELTRAVNSMDIAYYKKDQVLISPNHISEFLYLIIKGEVGEYHKDELIKVYHNSNTFDADSLIYDKTEDTFTVLEELICFEMKKEDFKSLLDSNDAFKEFYISDLANKIQSAKQKEYTTQMSGFMIARIVDSYLHAPCIVNADTPIMEALHKMEEIKTNCILVKDSDGCGIVTDSILRKHILYNDYDKNGPIGPIALRPIITLEHDDFLFNALLAFTKNSIKRIIITKDGEILGVLEQLDLLSYFANHTYLVAVQIKKATSIEELKLASHDFINIIKKLHDKGTKVEYISKLIAELNEKVYEKLYEMIVPDELATNACLIVMGSEGRKEQMLKTDQDNALIIKNGVDVAQYEKCMKEFTKTLIEFGFPECEGNIMVSNEYWRKSFDDFKNEILRWLEAPNKDDYMNLAIFFDSIAVAGDVKLLDELKDIIYENVKDKDVFLANFAKAALLFETPIGMFTKLISTNDQIDMKKGGIFPIVQGIRSLALEEGIRETNTNNRIRLLAKANVLDKEFANIVEEAFDTLLNLRLKERLKAIGHEEDANNFIDVQNLNDMEADLLKDSFKIVNKFKNFLSHHFKISMVG
- a CDS encoding DmsC/YnfH family molybdoenzyme membrane anchor subunit; protein product: MQTPLESFIYHKADTGMQCGNYSIDIPKLQKGEQYRFHFDATACIGCRCCEVACNEQNNNPADTKWRRVGEMEGGEFPSFTQLFNSMSCNHCIDPECLKGCPTSSYIKIEETGIVVHKDETCIGCQYCTWNCPYGVPTFHEERKIVTKCHMCHERLNVGQTPACVQACPSGAIEIEVVNVKKWLDEDMLKEANMPFLPDANITKSTTRYTLPKDLPTLKQMDEYILKPAHSELPLVFMTVLTQISLGGFFALFLGDMLSLFGFTQPNFIMALVVMLPSALGLPLSALHLGRPFLALTAMKNIKTSWLSREELALGVFTALMNIIVILYLLDISQSVRLFVEFITLVIGIFGIYAQSMIYRIKARPSWNRITTNLKFFGVSYIGMFLLAFVALILDFTSVALPLISLGMLGVVAQIFFSYEDLRTLKSIKENKYQLLRTARLYDENFKKIINFRFVCLVISGFFLPLIINVLLSSSIFSGLSVVLGISIILMILSELSDRFLFYTTVVPLGMAGGFFVGKQR
- a CDS encoding sodium:solute symporter family protein, producing the protein MELQSLIYLFVGTSFALYIAIAIWARAGSTKEFYVAGGGVHPVLNGMATGADWMSAASFISLAGIVSLKGSDGGAYLMGWTGGYVLLAMLLAPYLRKFGKFTVPDFVGDRYYSDVARTVAVVCVIFISFTYVAGQMRGVGIVFSRFLQVDVNMGIYIGMGIVFIYAVLGGMKGVTYTQVAQYCVMIFAFTVPAIFLSLQVTETFLPQIGFGGTIPFQFDDGIRMIDSGTYLLHALDTSMTDLGFGMYTESHAGTWNVFMLTTALMLGTAGLPHVIVRFFTTPTVAGARISAGWALLFIAILYTQIPAVAGFARLNLIKNLQNVEYAAFVKGETKHADGTINNGYWFKNWEESGLIAWTDRNGDGKIQFASGKAFEGGKGKPKFTEGRGASGERLTSNSMPSHTATAEEMRANGKIINELYLDRDIIVLANPEIAGLPNWVIAIIAAGGLAAALSTAAGLLLVISTSISHDLLGNVIMKDPKTGKSTLSEKAELMSARLAAVAAIMVAGYLGIHPPGFVAQVVAFAFGLAAASFFPAILLGVFYKRMNKEGAIAGMASGLIFTFGYIIYFVFMGGDKADYLWDIAPTGIGTIGMLLHFIVALVVSSMTPPPPQEIQDLVERIRIPRGAGGATH
- a CDS encoding 3'-5' exonuclease gives rise to the protein MFAKIKQHFNRKNLTNEDYSFLFDEAPEDEYVVYDTETTGLNPKVDEILSIGALKIRGDKIITSEKFELFVQPTNLISEESIKIHQIRNIDLQNGSKPDEALDKFLHFVGSRPLIGYYLEFDVAMINKYLKPYLGITLPQKQIEVSSMYYDLKTKFIPNANIDLRFDTIMKDLGLPIFGKHDATNDAIMTAMIYLKLKNIDRI